The Lycium barbarum isolate Lr01 chromosome 12, ASM1917538v2, whole genome shotgun sequence genome includes a region encoding these proteins:
- the LOC132624306 gene encoding tubulin alpha chain-like, whose protein sequence is MANECLKLSNSCLFLSLKKCVNKTVKGGDDAFNTFFKELGLGKLVSHIAFVDLKPNVIDEVRTRAFSQLFQLDQLIVANNFAQGLGREIFDLCLDWIRKVALGVFEEILDDNSAAASS, encoded by the exons ATGGCAAATGAATGCCTGAAACTTAGCAATTCATGTTTATTCCTATCTCTTAAGAAATGTGTGAATAAGACTGTTAAGGGAGGTGATGATGCCTTCAATACATTTTTCAAAGAACTCGGCTTAGGGAAGCTCGTTTCTCATATTGCTTTTGTTGATCTTAAGCCCAATGTTATTGATGAAGTGAGAACAAGAGCATTTAGCCAGCTATTTCAGCTTGATCAATTGATTGTTGCAAACAATTTTGCACAAGGCC TTGGAAGGGAGATATTTGATCTTTGCTTGGATTGGATCAGAAAGGTTGCGCTTGGTGTCTTTGAAGAGATCCTTGATGACAACTCAGCAGCTGCCAGCTCATGA